In one Zobellia galactanivorans genomic region, the following are encoded:
- a CDS encoding rhomboid family intramembrane serine protease, with product MNNLDIATIVVIAANVLVSLKGFNDTVFFERYKFGIGQIQAGQKERMLTSGFLHVDVAHLFFNMFTLYFFAPVVVNWFSSGKFLAIYFLSLLAGSLLAVYFHKKEPYYSAVGASGAVTGVLYAAILLQPNMQLGIMFIPLPVPAYVFGIGYLLYSIYGMKSRMGNIGHTAHFGGAIGGYVGTLLFMPQLLVQEPLMVGLLAIPIIILFIMAKMGKI from the coding sequence ATGAACAACCTTGATATTGCTACGATCGTAGTAATCGCTGCCAACGTTTTGGTTTCCTTAAAAGGATTCAACGATACCGTATTTTTTGAGCGCTATAAGTTTGGGATTGGGCAGATACAAGCCGGTCAGAAAGAACGTATGCTGACGTCCGGTTTTTTACATGTTGACGTGGCCCACCTTTTTTTCAATATGTTCACCTTGTACTTTTTTGCACCGGTGGTGGTCAATTGGTTCAGTTCAGGAAAGTTCTTGGCCATATACTTTCTCAGTTTATTGGCAGGAAGCCTTTTAGCTGTGTATTTTCACAAAAAAGAACCTTATTATAGTGCCGTAGGGGCCAGTGGTGCGGTAACAGGGGTGCTCTATGCCGCCATTCTCCTGCAGCCCAATATGCAATTGGGCATTATGTTCATCCCCCTTCCCGTACCCGCTTATGTATTTGGTATAGGCTACTTGTTGTATTCCATCTATGGCATGAAAAGCCGTATGGGCAATATTGGGCATACCGCCCATTTTGGAGGGGCTATAGGGGGCTATGTCGGAACCCTGCTTTTTATGCCTCAACTATTGGTACAAGAGCCGCTTATGGTGGGCTTGTTGGCCATACCGATCATCATACTGTTCATTATGGCAAAAATGGGCAAAATTTAG
- a CDS encoding lysophospholipid acyltransferase family protein, producing the protein MQLLVFILAYPLLWLISILPYRLFYGFSDFVFFLVYHVVGYRKDVVKTNLELAFPNKTEEEILTIRKKFYHHMCDAFLEMVKTMNLSKAEVAKRYAIQNIEVIQEIEKEKTILVVCSHYANWEWNVSINNHVTSQGYAVYQKISNPYFDRWVKKVRARWNTILITKEETAKVVLKNHLNNKIGIFGMVSDQSPQRSRAQYWTEFMGVKVPVINGAESFARKMDLAVVFLKVSKVKRGYYSAEFIPITTSGKSTEKNEITDTFLRLAEQQIREKPEYYLWTHRRWKHRNNVPAEVQ; encoded by the coding sequence ATGCAACTGCTTGTTTTTATTTTGGCGTATCCCTTATTATGGCTCATTTCCATTTTGCCCTATCGCCTTTTTTACGGTTTTTCAGACTTTGTATTCTTCTTGGTCTACCATGTGGTAGGCTATCGGAAAGATGTGGTCAAGACCAATCTGGAACTGGCCTTTCCTAACAAAACGGAAGAAGAAATCTTAACCATAAGAAAAAAATTCTACCATCATATGTGCGATGCCTTCCTAGAGATGGTCAAGACCATGAACCTATCCAAAGCGGAAGTTGCCAAACGCTATGCCATTCAAAATATTGAGGTCATACAGGAAATAGAAAAGGAAAAGACCATTTTGGTGGTCTGCTCCCATTATGCCAACTGGGAGTGGAACGTAAGCATCAACAACCACGTAACATCACAGGGCTATGCGGTCTACCAAAAGATAAGCAACCCCTATTTTGACCGATGGGTCAAAAAGGTACGTGCCCGATGGAACACCATTCTCATTACCAAGGAAGAAACGGCCAAAGTGGTACTCAAAAACCACTTGAACAATAAGATCGGGATTTTCGGCATGGTAAGCGACCAATCGCCACAACGGAGCAGGGCGCAGTATTGGACGGAATTTATGGGAGTTAAGGTTCCCGTCATCAACGGGGCGGAAAGTTTTGCGCGGAAAATGGACTTGGCCGTGGTCTTCCTAAAGGTTTCCAAGGTAAAAAGAGGCTATTACTCCGCAGAATTCATCCCCATTACCACTTCCGGAAAATCGACCGAGAAAAACGAGATTACCGATACCTTCTTACGTTTGGCGGAACAGCAGATCCGCGAAAAACCCGAATACTACCTATGGACACATAGGCGTTGGAAGCACAGGAACAATGTTCCCGCAGAGGTTCAGTAG
- the glmM gene encoding phosphoglucosamine mutase, producing the protein MTLIKSISGIRGTIGGSPGDNLTPIDAVKFAAAYGIWLKEYSKKEKLKVVIGRDARLSGEMIQNLVVSTLVGLGIDVIDLDLSTTPTVEIAVPLEKADGGIILTASHNPKQWNALKLLNEKGEFLDAAQGAKILDIAEKEEFDFSEVDDLGSITRNDSYIDIHIDEVLDLPLVDADTIRKAKFKVVVDGVNSTGGIAIPKLLEELGVEVVKLYCDPTGHFPHNPEPLKEHLGDICALVVEEKADFGIVVDPDVDRLAFIDNTGEMFGEEYTLVACADYVLGKTKGNTVSNLSSSRALRDITEKHGGTYEASAVGEVNVVTKMKANKAIIGGEGNGGIIYPESHYGRDSLVGTALFLMLMAEKGGSVAELRASYPSYFMSKKKIQLTPGLDVDGILKAMAEKYKNEEISTIDGVKIDFPENWVHLRKSNTEPIIRIYTEAKSQSEADALADRIIDEIKAVAGL; encoded by the coding sequence ATGACATTAATAAAATCGATTTCAGGTATACGAGGCACTATCGGAGGTAGCCCAGGAGATAACTTAACCCCCATAGATGCGGTTAAATTTGCCGCGGCATATGGTATTTGGTTAAAGGAATATTCTAAAAAGGAAAAACTAAAAGTGGTTATCGGAAGAGATGCCCGCCTATCCGGTGAAATGATCCAAAACCTGGTCGTATCCACATTGGTAGGTCTTGGTATAGATGTTATCGATTTGGATCTGTCGACCACACCTACGGTTGAAATAGCGGTTCCCTTGGAAAAAGCGGACGGGGGAATTATTTTGACCGCCAGCCACAACCCGAAACAATGGAACGCCCTTAAACTTTTGAATGAAAAAGGGGAGTTTTTGGATGCGGCGCAAGGGGCTAAGATTTTAGATATCGCCGAAAAGGAAGAGTTTGATTTTTCTGAAGTCGATGACTTGGGAAGCATTACCCGAAACGATTCATATATAGATATTCATATCGATGAAGTATTGGACCTACCCTTGGTAGATGCCGATACCATCCGTAAGGCCAAATTTAAGGTGGTGGTCGATGGTGTAAACTCTACCGGAGGGATTGCCATCCCTAAACTACTCGAAGAGCTTGGTGTGGAAGTGGTGAAATTGTACTGTGACCCCACAGGACATTTTCCGCATAACCCAGAGCCCTTAAAAGAGCACTTGGGCGATATCTGTGCCTTGGTGGTAGAAGAAAAGGCCGATTTTGGAATTGTGGTCGATCCCGATGTAGACCGTTTGGCATTTATCGACAATACCGGGGAGATGTTCGGGGAAGAATACACCTTGGTGGCCTGTGCCGATTACGTTTTGGGCAAGACCAAAGGAAATACCGTTTCTAACTTGTCTTCTTCACGTGCCTTACGCGACATTACCGAAAAGCATGGGGGTACGTATGAAGCTTCAGCTGTTGGCGAAGTGAACGTAGTGACCAAAATGAAGGCGAACAAGGCGATTATTGGTGGTGAGGGAAATGGGGGTATCATTTACCCTGAAAGCCACTATGGTCGTGATTCGCTCGTCGGTACCGCTTTGTTCTTAATGTTGATGGCCGAAAAGGGAGGAAGCGTTGCGGAACTTCGCGCAAGCTATCCTTCGTACTTTATGAGCAAGAAGAAAATACAGTTGACCCCGGGTCTTGATGTCGACGGCATTCTTAAGGCAATGGCCGAAAAGTATAAGAATGAGGAAATTTCTACCATTGACGGGGTGAAAATCGATTTTCCCGAAAATTGGGTCCACCTGAGAAAATCCAACACCGAACCCATCATCAGAATATACACCGAAGCGAAAAGCCAATCGGAAGCCGATGCCTTGGCCGACCGTATTATCGATGAGATTAAAGCGGTAGCCGGTTTATAA
- a CDS encoding acyl carrier protein phosphodiesterase, with protein sequence MNFLAHIYLSFDDPEITLGNFIADSIRGNKFKHLPERVQKGIMLHRDIDTFTDTHEIPKISSKRLHKNYSHYSRVIVDIFYDHYLAKNWDTYSETPLDIYVDNFYDLLEENYSILPVGVQRMMPYMISDNWIYNYSKMEGIAKVLKGMNRRTNNISKMNFAILDLEEHYEKFEEEFTAFFDELLVFSKQKFISL encoded by the coding sequence ATGAATTTTCTAGCGCATATTTATCTTTCCTTCGATGACCCCGAAATTACCTTGGGAAATTTTATTGCGGACAGCATTAGGGGCAATAAATTCAAGCATCTACCCGAACGGGTTCAAAAAGGGATCATGTTGCACCGTGATATCGACACCTTTACCGATACGCACGAGATTCCCAAAATCAGCAGCAAGCGCCTACACAAGAACTACAGCCATTACAGCAGGGTAATCGTAGATATTTTTTACGACCACTACCTGGCCAAAAATTGGGATACCTATAGTGAAACCCCTTTGGATATTTATGTGGATAATTTTTATGACCTATTGGAAGAAAACTACAGCATTTTACCCGTAGGCGTACAACGTATGATGCCCTATATGATTTCCGACAACTGGATCTACAACTACTCCAAGATGGAGGGTATCGCCAAGGTCTTAAAGGGAATGAACCGTAGGACCAACAATATCTCTAAAATGAACTTTGCCATTTTAGACCTTGAGGAGCATTACGAAAAATTCGAAGAAGAGTTTACGGCCTTCTTTGACGAACTTTTGGTATTTTCAAAGCAAAAATTTATATCACTCTAA
- the ggt gene encoding gamma-glutamyltransferase — translation MRPVRFVFLKTLILLFFLSCKSEPLKPAKPTGVVVEKAMVVSAREEASTIGATILKQGGNAFDAMVATELALVVSYPFAGNIGGGGFMVYRKADGSVGALDYREKAPLSATKDMYLDSLGNVIPGMSTKGATAVGVPGTVAGIIEVHKKFGSMPLETILEPVIALADEGVIITKKQAERFKNYKDIILEVNDSVTTFPIGCEAGDLVKFPALANTLRRIAKEGRDGFYKGKTAKILASFIQEKGGFVTEEDLAQYEAQWRQPIVFDYKDLNIISMSPPSSGGVTMNQILKMMEPYDVAKFGHNSEKTIQLFTEAARRAYADRNYWLGDPDFVSIPLDELLSDAYLKERMEDFSFDKATKSEDVREGNIQMAESMETTHYSIVDAEGNAVSVTTTLNGAYGSKLYCDKLGFFLNNEMDDFSAKAGVPNMFGLVGAEANSIAPGKRMLSSMTPTIVEREGQLWMVVGTPGGSTIITAVAQTILNGYEFNMSMQDAVSAPRFHHQWLPDMVVFEPKGFSEELKAGLKSKGYNINEDRTPIIGKVDAIRVLPDGSLEGGADPRGDDTAVGF, via the coding sequence ATGAGACCCGTACGATTTGTTTTTCTTAAGACCCTTATCCTTCTCTTTTTCCTAAGTTGTAAAAGCGAACCTCTTAAACCTGCAAAACCTACCGGCGTCGTTGTCGAAAAGGCCATGGTAGTCTCTGCGCGCGAGGAAGCCTCGACCATTGGCGCAACCATTTTAAAGCAGGGCGGGAATGCCTTTGACGCCATGGTGGCCACGGAGCTGGCCTTGGTCGTTTCCTATCCGTTTGCCGGAAACATAGGCGGTGGCGGTTTTATGGTCTACCGCAAGGCGGACGGCTCCGTCGGGGCCTTGGATTATCGTGAAAAAGCGCCTTTATCGGCTACCAAAGACATGTATTTAGACTCCCTGGGAAACGTTATTCCGGGTATGAGTACCAAAGGGGCCACGGCAGTCGGGGTTCCCGGTACGGTAGCAGGAATTATCGAAGTACATAAAAAATTCGGCTCCATGCCCTTAGAGACCATTCTTGAACCGGTCATTGCCTTGGCCGACGAAGGGGTTATCATTACCAAAAAACAGGCCGAACGGTTTAAAAATTATAAGGATATCATCTTGGAAGTGAACGATAGCGTCACCACCTTTCCCATTGGTTGTGAAGCCGGGGACCTCGTAAAGTTCCCCGCTTTGGCCAACACGCTACGCCGTATTGCGAAAGAAGGGCGTGACGGGTTCTACAAAGGTAAAACTGCAAAAATACTGGCTTCATTCATTCAAGAAAAGGGAGGCTTCGTTACCGAAGAAGACCTCGCACAATACGAGGCCCAATGGCGTCAGCCCATCGTTTTCGACTACAAAGACCTGAACATCATATCTATGAGTCCGCCTAGTAGCGGTGGGGTTACCATGAACCAAATCTTAAAGATGATGGAACCTTACGATGTTGCCAAATTCGGACATAATTCAGAAAAGACCATACAGTTGTTTACCGAGGCCGCACGCCGTGCCTATGCCGACCGGAACTATTGGTTGGGCGACCCCGATTTTGTGAGCATCCCCTTAGACGAGCTTTTAAGCGATGCCTATTTAAAGGAACGTATGGAGGATTTTTCATTTGACAAGGCGACCAAGTCGGAAGACGTCCGTGAAGGAAACATACAAATGGCCGAAAGTATGGAAACCACCCACTACTCCATTGTCGATGCCGAAGGCAATGCCGTTTCGGTAACGACGACCTTAAACGGGGCCTACGGTTCAAAACTCTATTGTGATAAGCTCGGTTTTTTCCTGAACAACGAAATGGATGATTTTAGCGCCAAGGCCGGTGTTCCAAATATGTTCGGTCTGGTAGGTGCCGAGGCCAACAGCATCGCGCCCGGAAAACGTATGCTGAGCAGTATGACCCCGACCATTGTAGAAAGGGAAGGCCAACTTTGGATGGTAGTAGGGACGCCCGGAGGCTCTACCATAATCACCGCCGTGGCCCAGACCATTCTAAATGGCTATGAGTTCAATATGAGCATGCAAGACGCCGTAAGCGCGCCGCGTTTCCACCACCAGTGGTTGCCCGATATGGTGGTCTTTGAACCCAAGGGCTTTTCAGAAGAGCTCAAGGCCGGACTCAAATCAAAAGGATATAATATCAATGAAGACCGCACGCCCATTATTGGGAAGGTAGATGCCATTCGTGTATTGCCCGACGGCAGTCTCGAAGGAGGTGCCGACCCCCGTGGCGATGATACGGCCGTAGGCTTTTAA